The genomic segment GCTTCATCAAAAGGCCGCCGGGCTTTTCTAGAACCCCGCCCCGGTCAGAAGCCTATCTTTTTGTCGCCTTGCGCGGCCTCAGGCTCCCTGTCCCCAAGCAGGAGATACTTGAAGAAAAGGAAGGTGATGAAGGGAACGAACTCGTTGTAGATCCGGAGCTCAACCATGTTTCCGGCATATTCGAGCATGATCAGGCCGGGAATGGTCGCCAGGAGGAGGAATTTCTCCAGCTTGTTCAGCCGGAAAAAGATGCACGGCAGCCAAAGGAGGATGCCGCAGCCGAAGTAGAGCAGCTGGACCTGGACCTCCCGGTCGGAGAGGATGCGCTTGGCGAAGTAGACGAAGCGGAAATCGCCGTCGGTGTGCGATGCCACGCTGGTGGCGACGGAGTAGTGCCAAAGATGGAGCTGCAGCAGGTGCACCAGACCGATGAGCAGGCAGGCAAGGGCGGTGGGCCACACCGCGCGGAAGAATTTCCGGGAAAAATAGGGCTGCTGGCGGACGAAGTGGAAGGCCGCGGCGTGAAAGGTCGCGAAGATGACGGTTTCCCGGCTCAGGGAAAAGACGACCGCCAGCGCCACGCCGAGGCCGACCGTCCGCAAATTGGCCGACGTGAGCATCAGGAAAATGATCATGTAGAAGCCGATGGCGGGAAAGTCGTAGACGTAATAGCAGTTGAGAATGCGGGCGCCCGTGTAGTGCATGGACAATATCGTGAAGAACACGATGTTGAGGAGGCGCGGCTCCAGGACGCGCCCGGCCAGGCGCTCCGCGTAGGGGCGCAGCAGGACGAAGCAGGGAATCACCGACACGAGCGCGGCCCCGAAGCGGAAGGGATTGGTGTCCAGGACGTGGTGCGGGATGTAGACGTGGCAAAGAATGAACGGGATGAGGAAGCGGAAAAGGACCGGCGCGTGCACATGGAAGGTCCCCTGCTTGACGATGGAGGAATACTCCCAGTCCTGCCCCACCGACATGATGTAGAGGACCGTGAAGATGAGAGACAGGATCAGGACCTGCAGATAGGGGAAAGAGAACCGCGCGGCGGACGAAGATGGCTTCATGCTGCCTACCCCTTAGCGGATACCCCTTTCGCCGCACAATACTTATGTTCTTCAGGGGTTTAGGGGCTTCCCCGAGACAAAAAGGTGGGCTTGCGAAGGCAAAACCATTAAAACGACGGGCTTCTCAGGCCTATTAGGAAGCAAAAGAACATGGCAACCGAGCATCGGGTGATTTTGACAGGGGGTACCGGCACGCTCGGCGGAAGCTTTTTGCGGGAGGCGGCAAACCGGCCCGGCATGCGGATCCTGGCCCTGAGGCGGCCCGGCTCCAAGACCCTCCCTCCGACGGCCAACATCCAGGAGGCGCTCGCTGAAACCCTCGATGGGCCGGAGGCCGCCGCCCATATCCGCGACTTCCGCCCCACCTGCCTCGTTCATTGCGCGGCGACGGGAATGGAAACAGACCGCCCCAGCCTGCCCGAGCTGGTCCGCGTGAACGTCAACGCGAGCATCGCGCTCTGCGAGATCGCCGCCGCCGTGCCGGGATGCCATTACGTCTTCGTCAGCACCGGCCTGGCTTACCAGCCGCAGGAGCGCCCGCTGCGGGAGGACGATCCGCTGGGCACACTCCACCCCTACGGCGCGACGAAAGCCGCCGCCGATCTGCTGGTTCGCTCCGCCGCATTGGAGTTCAAGGTGCCGCTGACGGTGCTGCGGCCTTTTTCCTTCACCGGACCGAACGACGACCGGACCCGCCTCTTCCCCTCCATCCTGCGGGCCGCCGCCGCCGGGCAGCCGATGTCTCTCTCTTCCGGCAGCCAGCTGCGGGATTTTTGCTCCGTGCGGGACATCGCCCACGGCCTGATCCTGGCGGCGGAGGCGGGCAGCCCGGAGCCGGGCAGTCCGCGCGTCTGCAACCTGGGCTCCGGGCGCCTGGAATCGCTGCGCTCCGTGATCGAGCGCGTCATGGGGGAGCTGGGGGTCTCCGCCGACCTCCGCTTCGGCGAGCGGCCGCCCGGCCGCTTCGAGTCCCCCTGCCTGGTGGCGGACATTTCCGCCGCGCGGGAGGAATTAAAGTGGTCTCCGCGTCATAATTTGGCCCATGCTGTCTGGCAATTGGCCCGAGAGTCGTTCCCCGACCTCCAGGTCGTACAACCCCGAGAACAATGAACATGAATCCCGTTTCTCTTTCCATCGTACTTCCCGCCTACGAGGAGGAGAGCAACCTGGTCCACCTCCTGCCCCGGCTGAAGGAGGCCCTGGCCGGCCTGCAGGTCGACGGGGAGATTCTGGTCGTCGACGCCGAAACGCCGCGCGACGGCACGCCCGCCGTCTGCGCCGCCCAGGGCGTCCGCTATGTGCCCCGGCGGGGCGGCTCCTCTTACGGGGACGCGGTGAAGACCGGCATTGACGAGGCCGCCGGGGAGTGGGTCGTCTTCATGGACGCGGACGGCTCCCACAATCCCGGATTCATCTCCAAGCTTTGGCCGGAAAGGAAGAACGCGGAACTGGTCATCGCCTCCCGCTATATCCCGGGCGGGCATACGGAAAACTCGGCCATCCTCATCTTCATGAGCCTGGTCGTCAACGTGGTCTACCGGTGGGTCCTGGGCCTGCGTTGCGCGGATGTTTCCAACAGCTTTCGCCTCTACCGGGGGCAGGACCTGAAAGCCCTGGAGCTGGACTGCCGGAACTTCGACATCGTGGAGGAAATCCTGGTGAAGCTCAGCTTCTCCGCCGACGGCTATCGCGTGAAGGAGATCCCGTTCAACTTCGAAAAGCGCAAGGAAGGAAAGACGAAGCGCAATCTGCTGGCCTTTGCCGCCAGCTATTTGACGACGCTGGCCCGGCTGCATCAGCTAAAACGGAAGGCGATGGGCGCCTGGAAGGCCAACGCCAAAATGGAAAGGGCTTAAGCACATGAAATGCATCGTGACGGGTGGTTGTGGTTTTGTGGGGAGCAACTTGGTAGCCCGCCTGCTGGAGCGCGGGGCGTCCGTGACGGTCTGCGACCACCTGGGCCGGTCCGGAGGCGCCTCCAACCTGGAGTGGCTCCGCGGCCTGGGGGACATCGACTTCGTCAAACTGGACCTGCGCCAGGCGGAGGGCGTGGACGCCGTGCTCCAGCGGACGAAGCCGGAGGCCGTCTTCCACCTGGCCGGGCAGGTGGCCATGACCACCTCCATCAACGATCCGCGCCTCGACTTCGAGACGAACGCCATGGGCTCTTTCAACCTGCTGGAGGCGGTCCGCCGCCACGCCCCGGACGCGAAGGTCGTCTACGCCTCCACCAACAAGGTTTACGGGGAGCTGCACACCGTGCCCCTGGCGGAGGAGGCGCTGCGCTACGCCGCCCCCGGCCACCCGCGCGGGGTCGACGAAAGCGCCCCCCTCGACTTCCAGACGCCCTACGGCTGCTCGAAGGGGACGGCGGACCAATACATGCTGGATTATTCCCGCGTCTACGGCCTGAACACGGCGGTCTTCCGCCACTCCACCATTTACGGCGGCCGCCAATACGCCACCTTCGACCAGGGGTGGGTGGGCTGGTTTTGCCAGCAGGCCATCGCCACGCAAAACGACCCGGAACGCGCGCCGTTCACCATCGCGGGCAACGGCAAGCAGGTCCGCGACCTCCTCTACGTGGACGACGCCGTGGACGCCTACCTGGCCGCCGCCGAGCACATGGACAAGGCCAAGGGCCAGGCTTTCAACATTGGCGGCGGCATCGAGAACAGCAGCTCCCTCCTGGAGCTTTTCCTGATGCTGGAGGAGATGCTGAAGATCAAGCTGCGCTACGAGATGCTGCCCTGGCGGCATAGCGACCAGCGCTTCTTCGTGGCCGATTCCTCCAAGGCGGAGCGCCTTCTGGGATGGAAGCCGCGCGTCGACAAGGCAAAGGGCGTGGCCCGGATGGCCGAATGGGCCGCCGTCCTGGACGCCGAGCAGCGCGGCAAGGCGGCGGTGGCCTGATCCGGCCCTACCGCTTCTTCACGAAGGCGCGGACCGTCTCGATCTCGTAGTCGAGCATCGCCTCGCTCAGGCCCGGGTAGGTGCCCAGGAAGAGGGCGGAGCGCATGATCTCGTCCGCGCCGGTCATTTCCCCGACGACGCGGAAGGCCTCCGGACGGTCTTTGCGCAGCTGGACGAAGGCGGGCTGCCGCAGCAGGTTGCCGCCGAAGAGCATCCGGTTGCCGATCTTTTTCTCGTCCAGATGGCGGGCCAGGTCGGTGTGGGTGAAGGGGGCGCCGGACTTGATCCGGATCATGAAGCCGAACCAGGAGCAATCGGTCCGGCAGCCGGTGGCGTCCCAGGTGAAGCCCTCCGGCGTCCAGCCGGTGGCGTGGGTGGGCAGGGAGAAGTCAAAGACGTCGGCGCAATCGGCCAGGCCCGCGCGCAGGCGCTCCCAGTTCCGCTTCCGCGCCTCGACGAAGGCGGGGAGCTTCTTCAGCTGGCGGCGGCCGATGGCGGCCTGCGGGTCCAGGGGCTTCAGGTTGTAGCCGAAGTGGCTGTAGATGTACTTGTGGTCGTAGCCCTCCGGCAGCTCGCCCAGCTGCCAGCCGAAACGTTTCTGGCAGGTGTTGTCCTTGCCGCTGGGGCACCAGCAGTCGCGGCCCCAATCGCGGAAGCTTTCCGCGTAGGTCTTTAGCGGCGGCCGGGAGACGATGCTGACCGCGCCGCCCTCCCCCATCGTGAGGTGGTGCGGCGGGTAGAAGGACTGGGTGGAGATGTCCCCCCAGGTGCCGGTGTAGCGGGTGATGTGGGTGCCGTCCGCCGGGATGCCGGGGGAGTTCTCCGTGAAGCCCAGGGCTTTGGCCCGCTCGATCGGCATGGAGTAGGTGCAGCCCAGGGCGTCGCAGTTGTCCTCGATCAGCCACAGCTCGTGCTTGCGGCAGAATTCGAGGACGGCGCCGAGGTCGAAGGGGTTGCCCAGGGTGTGGGCGATCATGACGGCCTTTGTCTTGCCGGGAGTGAAGGCCTCTTCCAGCCGCTCGATGCGGAGGTTGCCGGTGGCCGGATCGTTGTCCAGGAAGACGGGGACCGCACCGTTCTGCAGGATGGGGGCGACGGTGGTGGGGAACCCGGCGGCGACGGTGATGACCTCGTCCCCCGGGCGGACGCGGCGCGCGGGCGGCAGCTTGTGGCTGGTCAGGGTGGCGAAGGCGACGAGGTTGGCGGAGGAGCCGGAGTTGACCAAGAGGGAGTATTTGACGCCCAGATAGCCCGCCAGCTCCTTTTCGAAGGCCTCCCCCTCCGGCCCCAGGGTGAGCCAGAAGTCGAGCGTCGCGCCGACGGCGGCCTCCACCTCGTCCTCGTCGAAGACGCGGCCCGCGTAGGGGACGGTGGTCTGGCCGGGATGGAACGGCGCGGCGTTTTCCACGCCGGGACGCTGCGCCTTGTGGGCCAGGGCGGAATATTCGCGGGTCAGCCGGAGGATCTCGGCCTTGATTTCAGCGGCGGAACGGGACATGGGCCAGCCAGCTAACCGGAAACCTTCGCCCAAGCCAAGCCCTGCGCGCGGGCATCGGCCTCGTAAGCCGCGATTTGCTGGCGGGTGAAGGCCAAGGCATCAAACCTCCCCTCCTGGGCCTGGCGATACCAGGAGATCGTCTTTTCCACCGTGGGGCCGAAGGCCCAGACGGGCCGCCAGCCCAGAACGTGCCGGGCCTTGTCGATGGCCAGGTTCAGGAGGGAGGCCTCGTGCGGGGCGGCGGGATCGGTCCCGTCTTCCCACCGGCCCGGCCAGTGGCGCAGGATTTCCTCCACCAGCTCGGACACGGGGTGGTTGGAATCGAGGCCGGGACCGAAGTTGAAGCTTTCCCGGACGTGCTGCGGCAGGAGGGCCAGCTCCGGCTTGGCCAGGCACGCGCCAAGCCACAGGTAGCCGCCCAAGGGCTCCAGGACGTGCTGCCAGGGCCGGGTGGCATGGCGGTTGCGGACGGAGATGGGGCGCCCCGCGGCCAGGGCTTTCACCGAATCGGGGACGATGCGGCTGGCCACCCAGTCCCCTCCCCCGATGACGTTGCCCGCGCGGCCGGAGGCCAGGCGGACGGGGGAATCGGGCGCGGAGAAGAAGGAGCGGCGGTAAGCGGCGATGACCAGTTCGGCGGCTCCCTTGGAGGAGCTGTAAGGGTCCCAGCCGCCCATGGGGTCTTCTTCCCGGTAGCTGTGGACCCACTCGCGGTTC from the Verrucomicrobium sp. genome contains:
- a CDS encoding GDP-mannose 4,6-dehydratase, whose amino-acid sequence is MKCIVTGGCGFVGSNLVARLLERGASVTVCDHLGRSGGASNLEWLRGLGDIDFVKLDLRQAEGVDAVLQRTKPEAVFHLAGQVAMTTSINDPRLDFETNAMGSFNLLEAVRRHAPDAKVVYASTNKVYGELHTVPLAEEALRYAAPGHPRGVDESAPLDFQTPYGCSKGTADQYMLDYSRVYGLNTAVFRHSTIYGGRQYATFDQGWVGWFCQQAIATQNDPERAPFTIAGNGKQVRDLLYVDDAVDAYLAAAEHMDKAKGQAFNIGGGIENSSSLLELFLMLEEMLKIKLRYEMLPWRHSDQRFFVADSSKAERLLGWKPRVDKAKGVARMAEWAAVLDAEQRGKAAVA
- a CDS encoding NAD(P)-dependent oxidoreductase, with the protein product MATEHRVILTGGTGTLGGSFLREAANRPGMRILALRRPGSKTLPPTANIQEALAETLDGPEAAAHIRDFRPTCLVHCAATGMETDRPSLPELVRVNVNASIALCEIAAAVPGCHYVFVSTGLAYQPQERPLREDDPLGTLHPYGATKAAADLLVRSAALEFKVPLTVLRPFSFTGPNDDRTRLFPSILRAAAAGQPMSLSSGSQLRDFCSVRDIAHGLILAAEAGSPEPGSPRVCNLGSGRLESLRSVIERVMGELGVSADLRFGERPPGRFESPCLVADISAAREELKWSPRHNLAHAVWQLARESFPDLQVVQPREQ
- a CDS encoding glycosyltransferase encodes the protein MNPVSLSIVLPAYEEESNLVHLLPRLKEALAGLQVDGEILVVDAETPRDGTPAVCAAQGVRYVPRRGGSSYGDAVKTGIDEAAGEWVVFMDADGSHNPGFISKLWPERKNAELVIASRYIPGGHTENSAILIFMSLVVNVVYRWVLGLRCADVSNSFRLYRGQDLKALELDCRNFDIVEEILVKLSFSADGYRVKEIPFNFEKRKEGKTKRNLLAFAASYLTTLARLHQLKRKAMGAWKANAKMERA
- the rfbH gene encoding lipopolysaccharide biosynthesis protein RfbH; translation: MSRSAAEIKAEILRLTREYSALAHKAQRPGVENAAPFHPGQTTVPYAGRVFDEDEVEAAVGATLDFWLTLGPEGEAFEKELAGYLGVKYSLLVNSGSSANLVAFATLTSHKLPPARRVRPGDEVITVAAGFPTTVAPILQNGAVPVFLDNDPATGNLRIERLEEAFTPGKTKAVMIAHTLGNPFDLGAVLEFCRKHELWLIEDNCDALGCTYSMPIERAKALGFTENSPGIPADGTHITRYTGTWGDISTQSFYPPHHLTMGEGGAVSIVSRPPLKTYAESFRDWGRDCWCPSGKDNTCQKRFGWQLGELPEGYDHKYIYSHFGYNLKPLDPQAAIGRRQLKKLPAFVEARKRNWERLRAGLADCADVFDFSLPTHATGWTPEGFTWDATGCRTDCSWFGFMIRIKSGAPFTHTDLARHLDEKKIGNRMLFGGNLLRQPAFVQLRKDRPEAFRVVGEMTGADEIMRSALFLGTYPGLSEAMLDYEIETVRAFVKKR
- the rfbG gene encoding CDP-glucose 4,6-dehydratase, whose product is MAFADVYRGRRVLVTGHTGFKGAWLSEWLLGLGAQVEGLALPPPTEPALFDQLGLPKRMKHRVGDIRDQALVEAAVREAAPDFIFHLAAQPLVRYSYQEPVETYAVNVLGTAHLLEAVRKAGRPCTVVAVTTDKCYENREWVHSYREEDPMGGWDPYSSSKGAAELVIAAYRRSFFSAPDSPVRLASGRAGNVIGGGDWVASRIVPDSVKALAAGRPISVRNRHATRPWQHVLEPLGGYLWLGACLAKPELALLPQHVRESFNFGPGLDSNHPVSELVEEILRHWPGRWEDGTDPAAPHEASLLNLAIDKARHVLGWRPVWAFGPTVEKTISWYRQAQEGRFDALAFTRQQIAAYEADARAQGLAWAKVSG